The Eikenella corrodens genome segment CTGGCGGCTGCGATGGTCGATTAACATGGTGTCAATATCCAGCTCGGTAACGGTTTCGCCAGCAGCCAGTTTCTGCTCCAGCTCAGCAAAGAAGCCGCACAGAGCCACACCATCGCGCACCATGGCGTTTTTAGTGTGCTCGATTTCAGCTTCAGGCTTGCAGGCTTTAAACAGAGTACTGGGATTGATGTTTTCAATAACACGTACGCCAGCGGGTAGTTTACCCAAAGTGTAAACGGCGGTGCGATCGGGATCGACCAAGAGACTGCCGCTGAGTTTGCCCACGGCATCCACCACGCTGCGGTATTCGGCCACATCGATTTTGGCTTCGCTCAGCACTTTGTGGCAAGCATCGGTAAGTTTGGCGGGATTCACAAACAGAGTGGCCCGTTCGGCATCAATCAGCAAATAGGAGATAAACAGCGGATTGAACGGCACGTCGTTGCAGCGCAGATTGGTAATCCACGCAATATCGTCGAGCGAAGAAACCAAATGGTAGTCTGCGCCAAGTTCTTTCATGGCAGCACGCACACGGGCAAGTTTTTCCGACACGCTCTCGGGTTCGAAACGGGCTTCATGCACGAAAATCAGATTTTCCGGCAAGCCCGGGCGGTCGTGCCAGAAGCTGTTGAGCAGATCAATATCAAGCCTCAGATGGATGTTCTTCTTGGCAAAATCGGCTTGCATTTCATGCTTGAGCGAGAGTGATAAACCGTCTGCCGGGATACCGACTACAGAGTTTTCAGGTAGCCTTTCAGCCAAGGATTCAATCATAGTGGGATAACCCTGGCCCAGTTTTTGCAACACGAAGCCGCTGCCTTCAAGCTGGCGTTTAGACTGTTCCCAATAGCGGCTGTCCACCCACAATTCGGCAAAATCGGCGCTCACGGCCAGCGTGCCAACCGAGCCGTCAAAGCCGGACAACCAAGTGCGCCCGCGCCAATGTTCGGGCAGGTATTCGGAAATATGCGGGTCGGCGGAGGGCGCGATCCAAACGTCGATCTTCTGTTCTTTCATCGCTTGCCGCAATGCGGCGAGACGTTGCGCGTGAATATTACTCATAGCTTACTCCTTTGACAGTTGCTGGGAAAATGCTGCTGATGCAAGGTGTTGCTGCTTTAAACTTGTCCGGTTGAAGTGTGTATGACTGACGGCTATTGTTTTCATATTAAATACTGCCGACAACTGTAAGGCTACCTGAAAATGGCTCGCTTGCAAAGCAGCAAATACGATTTTTCATGTGCAAAGTTCACACTTCATCTTACTCAACAAGAAAACATGAAAACCGCCATGGCAACATGTGCCAATAGCGGTTTTCATGATTGGATAGCTTCAGATTACCTGAAAATTATTTCATCGCAAATATTCTTCTCGACTCATCCCGGCCAAACCCGGCTGGTGAAGAAAAATAATTCGTTTGAAATGATTTAATCCACATCACGCAGCATGCGGTTCAACATCGGCATCATCACCATCAGCAACACGCCACCGCCGATACCCAATGCGCCGAGCAGGACGTAAAACTCTACAGCCTTCTCCGGTACATAGCACTCGTCCACCAACACCCCGCCCAGAGTGAAACCCAGCGACAAGGTCAGGAAATTGAACGACACCATCTGTGTTTTAAACGATTGCGGTGCGATTTTTGTGGCAAACGACAGCGAAATCGGCGAAAGCAGCAATTCAGAAATGGTGATGGTGAGCAGCAGCAGCGCCATGATGACGAGCGGCATTACTTTTCCGGTGGACAAAAACGGGATAAAACACAGATATGACACGCCCAGAATGATCATGGCCATAGTGAATTTCATCGGCGTTCTTGGCTGACGGTAGCCCATTTTGGTCCACAAAGCCGCCATCACACCGGCAAACACAATTACCCACAAGCTCTGCAAAGCGCTCAGCCAAGCCACGGGGATTTCAAACCCGCCCACCACGCGCTGTGAAGTTTGGTCGAAATACACGGTAACCACCGTGAACACCTGCGACCATACCGCCCAGAACAAACACATTACAATAAACAGCGGCACATAGGCCAGCATATGCTGTTTCTCGGTTTTGGTAACCTGGGAATCGCAAAACAGACGTACGAAATACAGCAGGCTGGTAATAATTACGGTACCCAACAGAACTTGTGAGAAGTTATCCAAGCGCAGCAGGCCAGTAGCGATGCAGCCACCGATTACTGCCAACCCGGCAGCCGCCACACCCAGCGCAACGCCGTATTTCTGTTTGGGCAGCGGATTGGCCGGCGGTGTATGCGGCAGGGAAACACGGCCACGCCAGTATTGCCACAAACCAAAAGCCATGCCCACGGCAGCAGCACCAAAGCCGTAGTGGAAACCGAATTGCACCTGCAATACGCCCACAATCAACGGGCCGACAAAGCCGCCGATATTGATGGCAGTGTAGAAAATAGAAAAACCGGCATCGCGCAAATCACGAGTAGATTCAGTCTCATACAGCGAACCCACCATCGCACCGGCGGAAGATTTCACCCCACCACTGCCCAAAGCAATCAGCAACAGGCCGATTACCAAACCGCTCATATTGGGCAATGCGGACAATACAACATGCCCCAGCATCACCACCACGCCAGACAAAAACAGCGTTTTTTCTGCGCCCAAGATGCGGTCAGATAGCCAACCGCTCAGGATGGTGGCCAGATAGATACTGCCGTTATACGCACCCACGATGCCGGCAGCCTTGGTTTCATCCATGCCCAAGCCGCCCTTGGAGACCTCGTAATACAGATAAATCAGCAGGATGGCCTGCATGCCGTAAAACGAGAAACGTTCCCACAGCTCAATGTGGAATAAAGTACCCAGCTGGCGCGGGTGGCCGAAAAATTTGCCTTGATCTTCTCCGCCCGTGGGGGAAGGAGTGGCAAGCTGCTCATTGGTTGGTGTAGTCATAAGGTGTTCCTTACTAATGATCTGTTTTTCTATGCCTGCATACAGGCTACCTGAAAAATGCTGCGTTGCGCCCATCCAACCATGGCAAGCCTGCTTCCGGCCAAGCGGCGCTGTTGCAACAAAAAAATAATTCCTCCTTTGGCAGCAAAATACGGGCGGTATCCAAATGAAAGCCGCATCCGTTTTCTCTTGCACAAAGGGGGACTTGGTGCGACAAATATTAGTATGCACTGCGCCTGTGTGCAAGCATAAATTTGCATTTCCCAACATTTATTTTCCCAGCGGCCAAATCAAAATGCTTTACAAGCGCCGAATACCGTGCCTTTCAGGGATTTTCGGGCAAACCGGATAGAGTGTGTGGCCTAGTGCTTTTCTCGTTCTTATATAGCGGTAAAGGCTACCTGAAAATGTGCGTTGGGGTTTTCAGGTAGCCTCATTCGGCAGTATGGTGATACCGCCCTACCCCGTTGGAAAAATGGCGAAGCCGCGTTGCTGCGCCAAAACCGATTGGGGCGGCACGGCCCAATTTTCAGGTAGCCTTTGGCATAGTTGCGGGCGGACACCAAGCTCACAGTGGCAAACTATTATCCGGCCTTTCGCGGCAAGCTGTGCAGCGGCCTGTTTCATCCCCGCCGGCTGCAATAAAAAGGCTACCTGAAAACTTTCAGGTAGCCTTTCTTGCGCCAACTATTTCAACTTAGCTGATTTATCCAATAAGCCAACCGATTAAATCGGCTGGGTATTTCTTTCCAGCCATTCCCTGGCCGCGCCTTGGGTGCGTGGGGCGAGTTTTTCGCGCACGAGGGCGTGGTAGTCATTCAGCCATTGGATTTCGTCTTCGGTCATCAGGCTGCGGTCGATGAGTTTGGTGTCGATAGGGCAGAAGGTGATCGGTTCCATGCACAAATAGCTGCCGAACTGGGTTTCTTCTGGGTTTTTCACTTTGCGGGTAACCAGCAGGTTTTCAATGCGGATGCCCCATTTGCCCGGACGGTAGAGGCCGGGCTCGTCTGAGGTGAGCATACCGGCTTTCATCACGTTTTGGCCGTTCACGGGCTTGAAGTAGGAAATAATCTGCGGGCCTTGGTGCACGTTGAGGAAGTAGCCCACACCGTGGCCGGTGCCGTGGTTGTAGTCGCGCATGGTGCGCCACATGGGGGCGCGGGTAATCACGTCGAGCAGCACACCGCTGAGGTTTTCGGGGAAGATGGCCTGTTCGAGGGCGATGTGGGCTTTGAGCACGAGGGTGTAGTCGCGCTGTTGCTCGGGGGTGGGCTCGCCCACGCACACCATGCGGGTAATGTCGGTGGTGCCGTTGTGGTAGTGCGCGCCGGAGTCCACCAAGAGCAGGCCTTGGCCTTCGATATAGCTGAATTTTTCCTTGGTGGCGATGTAGTGCGGCAAGGAGCCGTTGGCGTTGAAACCGGCATGAGTACCGAAGCAGAGGCCGACAAAGTTGGGCTGCTGTTGGCGGTGTTTGAGCTGCATATCGTCAATATCCAGCTCGCTGATGCGCTCGCCGGCAGCCAGTTTTTGCTCGAGTTCGGCAAAGAAGCCGCACAAAGCCACGCCGTCTTGCACCATGGCTTCGATGTTGTGCTCGATTTCGGCATCGCTCTTGCAAGCTTTGAATTCGGTGCTGGGGTTGAGGCCTTCAATCAGTTTTACGCCGGCGGGCAGGTTGCCGAGGGTGGACACGGCGGTGCGGTCGGGGTTGATGAGAAGGCTACCTGAAAGTTTGGCCACGGCTTTGCCTACGTCGGCATAGGGGGCAACGGCCACATGGGCGTCGGCCAATACTTTTTTGCTGTCAGCATCGAGCTTGGCTTCATCCACAAACAGGGTAGCTTCCTTGCCGCTAATCAGCAGATAAGACAAGAAAATCGGGTCGTATGGCACGTCGCTGCCGCGCAGGTTGGTAATCCAG includes the following:
- a CDS encoding peptide MFS transporter encodes the protein MTTPTNEQLATPSPTGGEDQGKFFGHPRQLGTLFHIELWERFSFYGMQAILLIYLYYEVSKGGLGMDETKAAGIVGAYNGSIYLATILSGWLSDRILGAEKTLFLSGVVVMLGHVVLSALPNMSGLVIGLLLIALGSGGVKSSAGAMVGSLYETESTRDLRDAGFSIFYTAINIGGFVGPLIVGVLQVQFGFHYGFGAAAVGMAFGLWQYWRGRVSLPHTPPANPLPKQKYGVALGVAAAGLAVIGGCIATGLLRLDNFSQVLLGTVIITSLLYFVRLFCDSQVTKTEKQHMLAYVPLFIVMCLFWAVWSQVFTVVTVYFDQTSQRVVGGFEIPVAWLSALQSLWVIVFAGVMAALWTKMGYRQPRTPMKFTMAMIILGVSYLCFIPFLSTGKVMPLVIMALLLLTITISELLLSPISLSFATKIAPQSFKTQMVSFNFLTLSLGFTLGGVLVDECYVPEKAVEFYVLLGALGIGGGVLLMVMMPMLNRMLRDVD
- a CDS encoding aminopeptidase P family protein, whose protein sequence is MSNIHAQRLAALRQAMKEQKIDVWIAPSADPHISEYLPEHWRGRTWLSGFDGSVGTLAVSADFAELWVDSRYWEQSKRQLEGSGFVLQKLGQGYPTMIESLAERLPENSVVGIPADGLSLSLKHEMQADFAKKNIHLRLDIDLLNSFWHDRPGLPENLIFVHEARFEPESVSEKLARVRAAMKELGADYHLVSSLDDIAWITNLRCNDVPFNPLFISYLLIDAERATLFVNPAKLTDACHKVLSEAKIDVAEYRSVVDAVGKLSGSLLVDPDRTAVYTLGKLPAGVRVIENINPSTLFKACKPEAEIEHTKNAMVRDGVALCGFFAELEQKLAAGETVTELDIDTMLIDHRSRQADYISLSFDTIAGFNENAALPHYAATPEYHSTIKGQGILLIDSGAHYLDGTTDITRVIPIGKPTAEQKRDYTLVLKAHIALAEAIFPENLSGQILDAICRAPLWKEQCDYGHGTGHGVGYFLNVHQGPQKIAYNTSGLKCNNMKENMITSNEPGLYRPGKWGFRIENLVVHRRVKQPKETEFGQYLCFEQLTLCPIDTQLIERSMLSDEEAAWLNDYHALVREKLAPHTEGAAKEWLERNTQPI
- a CDS encoding aminopeptidase P family protein, which gives rise to MTASYAQRLAALRAAMKAKNIDAWIIPTADPHLSEYLPARWEGRYWLTGFGGTAGTLITTADISELWVDGRYWEHAEDCLAGTGTVLGKLVTGTPHVDSLIKNLKSGAVVGIAPDVLSLSEKRYLESQLGKAGISLRHDIDLLDDIWIDRPGASDKPVFAQKAQFVPESTAQKIERIRQAMQAAGADHHLVSGLDDIAWITNLRGSDVPYDPIFLSYLLISGKEATLFVDEAKLDADSKKVLADAHVAVAPYADVGKAVAKLSGSLLINPDRTAVSTLGNLPAGVKLIEGLNPSTEFKACKSDAEIEHNIEAMVQDGVALCGFFAELEQKLAAGERISELDIDDMQLKHRQQQPNFVGLCFGTHAGFNANGSLPHYIATKEKFSYIEGQGLLLVDSGAHYHNGTTDITRMVCVGEPTPEQQRDYTLVLKAHIALEQAIFPENLSGVLLDVITRAPMWRTMRDYNHGTGHGVGYFLNVHQGPQIISYFKPVNGQNVMKAGMLTSDEPGLYRPGKWGIRIENLLVTRKVKNPEETQFGSYLCMEPITFCPIDTKLIDRSLMTEDEIQWLNDYHALVREKLAPRTQGAAREWLERNTQPI